The genomic interval GTCCGTAATACTGCATCCATCCCCGTATTACAGGATTGAACATCCTCGACAAATCTTCCAGGGATTTTTCATTCTTTAAGTGCATTCTCCAACCCCTGACGGTCTGTCTCATTGCTTTCTTTGCCTTGTTACTCACTGCGGGTGTAAAGTTGATAAAGTGCTTTCCATACCGATTTTTGGATCTTCTTGGACGGAATGTATACCCCAGAAAATCAAACGATGTATGCTCATACCTTTCTTTTCGATCATCATCTTTACAATAGACGATCTTGCTTTTCTCCGGGTGTATCTCCAGTTTGCATTCCTCAAACCGTTCTCTCAAGCTTTTGTACAGTTCTTCCGCAGCTTGCAGGTTTCTGCAGTGCACAACGCCATCATCAGCGTAGCGGGCAAACGGCTTGTCCGGGTGGGTTCTATCCATCCACATGTCAAAAGCATAATGGAGAAACAGGTTTGCCAGAACAGGACTGATAACACCCCCTTGGGGAGTGCCTTTTGTCCGCTTTACTACTGTTCCATCAGCCTTCTGGAATGGTGCTTTAAGCCACCTCTCAATATAGAGTATCACCCAGGGGATGTCCGTATGCTTCCTTACTGCTTTCATCAGCAGGTCATGGTCAATGTTGTCAAACAAGCCCTTGATATCATACTCCAGCACCCAGTTATACCTCCAGCATCGTTCTCTCGTAACTGCCACCGCGTTAATTGCCGATTTTCCTGGCCTGTATCCATAAGAATCTTTATGGAAATGCGGTTCAACTTCCGGTTCAAAGTAGATCTTTGCGACCATCTGCGCCACTCGATCCGACACTGTCGGTATTCCCAACACTCGATTTCCGCCCTGCTTCTTGGGTATCTCCACTGCTTTCACGGCCGGGGGAAAATAGCTTCCCGATGACATCCGATTCCAAATCTTGTATAGGTTATTCTTCAGATCGGTTTCAAATGCATCAAGGCTCTCATTGTCTATACCAGCCTTCCCCTTATTCGCTTTTACTCGTTGAAATGCCTCCAGCACCGTGTGCCTGGATATCTCGTACGACTTTGCTTTGTCCATTGGCTCCTCCCTTTCGGTTGACCAGCTTCCAAAGCTGGATAATACAGCTTCTTCGCTCCACTCCCATTACAGAAGCTTCAACACTACTACAAGCTGTTCCGCCCCTATACTCCGTATTGGTACTCTCAATCTTGTGGGGCTTCCACTTGATTTTCTCCCTTCTCATCGGAGTCGTAGGTTCCCAAGTTCTCAACTGAAGCCTGTACCACGTTCACGCCATCTCCATGCCGGCCACCGTCTGATCAGTAAGCAGGTTCCTTCCAGACTTATCCCGGGCTAACGACTACTTCCCGGTTTTGATGACATCCCTACGCTTTCGACACTTTATCAATGGTTCACGGGTGTTCGTCTCCATTGGTACATACCTGACAGAGTCTTGCTCTGCCTTTTCCATAACGCTCACTACCATGGCTTTTGGCCACAGCAGCTTATGGTGGTTTGGAGCCTACACCTGCATGCCGGCTCCGAGGGGCCCTCCCTCATCTTCAGTTAAACATGACAGTTCCTCCTTTCGGCGAATTGCTGTCTTCTTGGCGCACAATCGTCGGCATAACGAACGTATCGAACTCTCCGATAGTTGGGATCCATACTATCATAGGCAGACAATTTTCTTTGTTTCTGTAGAAGCTCCTTAGCCTCCTTCAGTCTTCCGGCCTTAATCCTCCGCAGTTTCCTCGCGTGAATTTTGGTATATTCCTTGTTGGTCTGGCGCTTCTCCCCATGGTATTCCTGATGAGAGATTTTCACCATGTAAGAGTCGAGTTCATGAAGGTAGATGTTGGACAATATTGGACTGATCACACCGCCTTGCGGTGCACCCGTCAGGGTATCACGTACCTTTCCTTCATCCATGACCCCGGATTTGAGGAACATTTTGATGAGCCTTAGGAGACGTCCATCCTTGATTCGTTTCGAGAGGAGGCCGATCATGGTCTCAT from Marispirochaeta sp. carries:
- the ltrA gene encoding group II intron reverse transcriptase/maturase, with the protein product MDKAKSYEISRHTVLEAFQRVKANKGKAGIDNESLDAFETDLKNNLYKIWNRMSSGSYFPPAVKAVEIPKKQGGNRVLGIPTVSDRVAQMVAKIYFEPEVEPHFHKDSYGYRPGKSAINAVAVTRERCWRYNWVLEYDIKGLFDNIDHDLLMKAVRKHTDIPWVILYIERWLKAPFQKADGTVVKRTKGTPQGGVISPVLANLFLHYAFDMWMDRTHPDKPFARYADDGVVHCRNLQAAEELYKSLRERFEECKLEIHPEKSKIVYCKDDDRKERYEHTSFDFLGYTFRPRRSKNRYGKHFINFTPAVSNKAKKAMRQTVRGWRMHLKNEKSLEDLSRMFNPVIRGWMQYYGRFYKSEMYSVLRHVDRALVKWVRRKFKKLRHQRRATHWLGSIAKRDAKLFHHWHVWKIRPAAG